One window of Equus quagga isolate Etosha38 chromosome 4, UCLA_HA_Equagga_1.0, whole genome shotgun sequence genomic DNA carries:
- the TMEM185B gene encoding transmembrane protein 185B — protein MNPRGLFQDFNPSKFLIYACLLLFSVLLPLRLDGIIQWSYWAVFAPIWLWKLLVIAGASVGAGVWARNPRYRAEGEACVEFKAMLIAVGIHLLLLMFEVLVCDRVERGTHFWLLVFMPLFFVSPVSVAACVWGFRHDRSLELELLCSVNILQFIFIALRLDRIIHWPWLVVFVPLWILMSFLCLVVLYYIVWSLLFLRSLDVVAEQRRTHVTMAISWITIVVPLLTFEVLLVHRLDGHNTFSYISIFVPLWLSLITLMATTFRRKGGNHWWFGIRKDFCQFLLEIFPFLREYGNISYDLHHEDSEDAEETSVPEVPKIAPMFGKKARVVITQSPGKYVPPPPKLNIDMPD, from the coding sequence ATGAACCCCAGGGGCCTGTTCCAGGACTTCAACCCGAGTAAGTTTCTCATCTACGCCTGCCTGCTGCTCTTCTCGGTGCTGCTGCCCCTCCGCCTGGACGGCATCATCCAGTGGAGCTACTGGGCCGTCTTCGCCCCCATATGGCTGTGGAAGCTCCTGGTCATCGCCGGTGCGTCGGTGGGCGCGGGCGTTTGGGCCCGAAACCCTCGCTACCGCGCCGAGGGGGAGGCGTGCGTGGAGTTCAAAGCTATGTTGATCGCCGTGGGCATTCACCTGCTGCTGCTCATGTTCGAAGTCCTGGTCTGCGACAGGGTGGAGAGGGGGACCCACTTCTGGCTGCTCGTCTTCATGCCACTCTTTTTCGTATCCCCCGTGTCCGTGGCCGCCTGCGTATGGGGCTTCCGACACGATAGATCGCTGGAGCTGGAGCTCTTGTGCTCTGTCAACATCCTGCAGTTCATCTTCATCGCCCTACGGCTGGACAGGATTATCCACTGGCCGTGGCTAGTGGTGTTCGTGCCTCTGTGGATCCTCATGTCGTTCCTTTGCCTGGTCGTCCTCTATTACATCGTCTGGTCCCTCCTGTTCTTGCGGTCCCTGGATGTGGTTGCCGAACAGCGAAGAACACACGTGACCATGGCCATCAGCTGGATAACGATTGTCGTGCCCTTGCTCACTTTTGAGGTTCTGCTGGTTCACAGATTGGATGGGCACAATACGTTCTCTTATATCTCCATATTTGTCCCCCTTTGGCTTTCATTAATAACGTTAATGGCCACGACATTTAGGCGAAAAGGGGGCAACCATTGGTGGTTTGGTATTCGCAAAGATTTCTGTCAGTTTCTGCTtgaaattttcccatttttaagagAATATGGGAACATTTCGTATGATCTACATCATGAAGATAGTGAAGATGCCGAAGAAACATCGGTTCCAGAAGTTCCTAAAATCGCTCCAATGTTTGGAAAGAAGGCCAGGGTAGTTATAACCCAGAGCCCTGGAAAATATGTTCCCCCACCTCCCAAGCTTAATATTGATATGCCAGATTAA